A segment of the Zingiber officinale cultivar Zhangliang chromosome 8B, Zo_v1.1, whole genome shotgun sequence genome:
ccttctgtcgtaagatttggagtatggccagaTTATAGAGCATGCCCGTTGTCAGATGTCCTTTTCTACTTACTCcctgccgagcgtccggccggccagcacaCGCCTTGCGTCCGGCCGGTCACATAGCGTGATCTACTTGGGAGATTTCCGGTAAGGTGCTCTGTGGAGACcgttagcagtatgtcaccttatgtcttcggccgaacgTGTCATCCGCTCGGCCTTACAATCCTATtcaatgagcgtcggaaccctgccTCTTGCCGGGGCGCCTTTTGTCATCTGTTagtcaccggtcggccggccggacggtcggcccatccttctccggtcggcccatccttcttctATCGACCACCTGATCCTTTGACTTTCTCGTGgtgttgactccccagaacgggggtcccttgttcttaccgccggatcactgcTAATGCAAATCAATTTGCAAAATGGAACTCGGAAAACCTAGCATTCTCATGTCTACAATAACAGTTATAAATAATAGAGCATGAAAACTACAATAAAGATTAGCTCAATATCATTGCTTCTACATCATAAAATAACATGCTCAAATAAATCCTTACATTCATTTGCAGTTTGGATTATTCACCTTTAACTCAGCTACAGCTCACAAGACTTCAAGAAGTTCGGGGAGTTTATCTTTGTAAGGGAGAACAAAGCTCTGCAAGAATTTTGGACCAGGCAATGAGAAAAAACTATGTAGCTTGATTTTTGAAGTCCATAACCCTTCAGATTTCAATATCTTCATCAATTGAAATCGAGGTATTAACCTCTTTTCCAAACTAAATGCTAAAACGATTGGGTGGTTAGCAATCTCAGAAGGTTTAATTTCAACATCCTTGATAAAAAATTCCATCTTCCTCTGCAATAGCTCTGTGGAATGCCATAAAAAGGTTGGACGTTTCTTGAATGCAGCAATGAAATCCGAGTTCGACCAACCAAAGCTGTGCAAGAGCTTGACTTGGACCTCAAATTTTTCCCTGCTGACCCCGTGCAGCACATCAAGGATCCAAAGGAACATTTTAGATTCACGGGAAATTCCAAACCCCTCAGCTCTATCTACCAAAGCCCGGAGGGATTCAGGATTCTGCACTATGAAGCCGGGGTGCATTTTAAGGACAAGGGAAACCCTGTCTTCAGGAATACCACATTCATCCCGTAAGAAGATCAAGTTAGGGCGTACCACATTCTCAATGCTGGTGCTCATAAACCTATTACTGCTCCGGAGATTCCTGAGGAGGATCTCCCTCGATCCAAATAAACTTTCCCAAACCTTCAATCTGGGGAGAAGCGTCTTCTGGACGCTGAGGGAAAGAATGATGGGGTGCAGCATAACGACATTGACGGCGTCGGACTCAGAGAACCCCAAGTCGCGCAAAAAATTGAACTTATGAGCGAGGTTCGTCTGCACATCGCAGCCGAGCAATGTTGGTTTCCAAGTTATTAGCTTTCTGAGATTAGCGTCATCAAGGCCCTGGGATCTGAGAAATCGAAGAACGGCGTCAGCCTTCTCGGCGGACCGAATACGGGGGAGCGACTTGGAGACCTTGGAAGCATCGTCGGCGGAGAAGCCGCATGTATTCACGAGGAACTCGACAAGGAAGTGGGGATCGGTAGAAGCGGTGGCGACTGAGGAGGAGGCGGAAGCGCCGGTGGAAAAGAAGAGACGGCGGAGTTGGATCGATGGAAGGAGCGCATGGCGGCGGACTAGGGAGTGAAGGTGAAGCATCGCGACGGCCGACCACGTAAGCTCGCCACGAATGTAACGCAGAGACCAAATCGCAAACCCTAATTGAAAAAAGGCTTTTCACTTCAGTTTTCACTTTTCACTTTTCAGGGCTATTTTCACATTTTCCTCGCTATATTGTTCTTATTTTCTTAAAGCTACCCACAAATTTCACTTTTGCCTTACCTCCATAGAAAAAAGAATAGCAAAAAATTAAACCTGCTACTTTAAATATTTAAGGTTCCATTTGTTTTGCATAAAGTGTCATACTGATATAAAATAGTTTTCAAGaatattaagttttataaaatgtACCTTATTTTTCACACTGCGTACCTCGTTTCCACATATTGTGTAGGTATTTTGGGATTATCCAAATACCGTAAGTTCATTTCTCATTTTATCTTTTCCAAAAATCGTTGGTACTTCTCACGTGCATCTAAAGCAAAGACCCCTTCGAACAACGCTTGTGTGTTCTTAGAAAAAGCGACATTTGTCTGAACCAAAGCGACTATCGGCAAATGATGCAGCTTATTTTTCAACGAACGGAGATCATGAAGTTGAAAGTGACGAAACCTAATTCGAGACAGTGTCTTTGTCAGTCCTTTGTTATTTTATTAGAGCAGTATTCAAGCGAGGCATTGGTCGCCGAGTGTAAGCAACTGTAACGTCGAGTTAAAAAATTTCAAGTATTGGTTAAATTCTATCAACCAACATTCTAGATAATCTGTAAACCGCGTAGGCAACGTTTACGTCTCTAATTGTCCTTACCAATATTGTAGTTGGGGACATCTTCGTTATattcatctaattttttttttgttattataggAAAATCAATTATGTGATTTAGTAAAAGTTGATTATCTTGAATTGTTAATGCTATGCATTTAGACTCGTCTTTGTTattaaaagtttaatttataATATCCTGAATTAATCAATAAATAGTAGAATTATGAGCTTAAAGTTACTTGTTTAtaaaatgttaaattttaaaatgtgtTACTATAAATTTACAAACATGTGATGATTCATTGGCTTCCTTCATTTGACTAGTGTGCTATGAAATATTCAGATATTTAATAGATGTTATTGTTATTTACGGTTGCATCAATGTAGGGATTAATTTTCTAATGAAGTGTGCTCACGTAATATGGAATTGATTGATTCACAAAAATAAGACCGACTCAATGATGTACACCAAACATAAATACCAATAATAACAAACATCATCTTCCACTTCTGTTAGTATTGTGGTAAGTATTAGAGAGAACACAAATAGTAtatacaatttgaaaaaaaaaaaaaactattggtATTGAGGATGTTGTAAGGCAGAGTTATTTGAAATAAATGTTTGAAGATACATGAACCCAACTAGAATATTACGATATTAGAATACtagtaaaaattaaaagggatgTCTCCATTGATAAATTTATAGTGAATGATTCATCAATGATATTGAATGAGTATAGAGACCTTGAAGATACATTTCAATTAGTTGAAGATGACTATATAATGAATTCAATACTTGTTACGTCACAAAAGTAAGAATCATACATGAGTGATGGATTTTTTAATTCATAAAGtaatgtaaaatttaaacttttatttattttaaatagtagtggaatgattttttttttacatttcatACTATAATTTGTATTCATTTAAAGTAGTGATGTAATGTACTTTTCTTTAACTTCATATTCTTCACTCCACTCAATGACATGGTAATAGTAATTTAAAAAACCTATCAATTTTTGTGTAGGTATTCccaatctaaaaatattttaaatatctcCATCACATGAAATCGAGGAATCAATCTATTTTCCAAACTTAATCTTAAAGGCAACAGTGGTAAGCAATGTCTAGAGGTGCAATCCCAACATCCTTGATTAAAAAAATTCCATCTTCCTGTGCAATGCCTTTGTGGAACTCCATAAAAAAGTTGGATGTTTCTTGACTGCTCTAATGAAATCAGAGTTCGACCAACCAAAAGTGTTCATGAGCTTAATTTGGGCCTCAAAATTTCCTCTGCTGACCCGTGCAACACAAAAAGGATCCAGAGGAACAACTCGGATCCTCTGAGAATTCCTATCCCGTCAGCTCTATCTACTAGGCATCGGAGGGCATCAGGGTTTTGCACGATGAAACTGGGGCAATACCACATTCATCCCACAAGAAGTTCATGTTGGGGTGCACTACATTCTCAATGTTGTTGCTAAAAAACCATCCACTCCTCCGGAGATTCTTGAGGAGGATCTCCCTCAATCCAAATAAATTTCCCCAAGTCTTCAATTTGAGGAGAAGCGTGTTCTAGCTCTTGAAGCCAATAACCATATAGGGTGCATCTGAACGACATTGATGATGTCCGATTCAGATAATCCCATTTCttgcaaaattttaaactttggaGCGAGGTCCGTCTCCACATCCCAACCGAGCAATCCTGGTTTCCAAGCTAGTATCCTTCTCAGATTAGTCCAAGAACAGAGTCGGGATTCTCGATGGACTGAATATGAGGGAGCAACTTGAAGACCTTGGAAGCATCATCGGTGGAGAAGCCACATGTATCCACAATCACAAGGTACTCGATCAATAAGTGGAGATCAAGAGAAGCGGTGACGCCTGAGGAGGAGACGGATGTGCTGGTGGAGAAGAAGACACGGTGGAGTTGGGACGAAGGAGGGAGGGATTAGCGGCGAACCAAGGATTGAAACATCGCGTCAGCACATCGAGTAATGATGCATCGTGTTACTTGACGCGTTGGATCATAGAGCCAACCGGATCTAATATTTCATAAGAAATGATTGACTATTTTTGAATACATATTTGTCTATATTATTTTCTTaatgatatataatttacctttcattaaaaaaaaaaataaagatcctGTAAAACCCACATCAATCACCTCTTCCAGGCTAACTTCACTTACGACCCCTAGCTTTATGTTTCATGTAGATCAGGTAAATGTAATGTGTTTTGGTTCTATTGATTTAGCTAATTGACACTGACTAATCCCAACAAATAGTTGACCTTCCTTGTATTCGACTTTGGATAAATTCAAAACTTGTGCATGTGATTAGCAAATTCAACGTGTAAGAAAGAGCTTACACAATTTATGATTTCATATTGCCATAAAAAACAACATAACACAATAACATACATAAATAGATTATCAAGCATTATAAATCCAATCAAACAACTTATAAATGAGCACCTAAAATTAAAGAATTTAAGCAATAAGATAGTAAAAGAAGATAGAAAATTGATACCTCGTTGCAAAAAGGATGAACACTGCAGTTTGCAACAGCAGAAGAGGATAAATCTGTGAAGAGATGGATCTATCTGGGACACCTGAGCCTACTCGATATTTATAATAAACCGTTTGATCTGAGTAAGCAGTTGAATAGATTGAGTGGCCAGCCTAGATTGCTTTTAAAACACCAACTCAAGGGGGCTACTAAGTCTGAGATGTAGTCACCAAACAAAGCTACCTTGGCGATTGCCCCGGCTACTTTGAGAACAACCATATAATATAGTAGTATAAGATCTTTATGATCACTTTACAATTCAAATTACTATACAAGAAGAAATCTCAAATAAATAGTGCTTTGAATATATGTAAGAATTTGTAATTGACAGCATTCAGAAATAGACTTGTAATTTGTGTTAAAATTTAGCTTGTTAACATTACTAAAATTTCCATGATCGAGTGAATTATTTGCATCTGCAATCATATTGATTGAGATCATGATTTTGCACTTACAAATATCTGTTTCTGGTTGAGATCACTAGATTGTTATCTATGGGTTTGTAGTTTGATTATACCCTTACTACAATCATGTAAACCTTTTTGTGGATTGGTTCAACATTCTTGTGAAATGTGTTAGTTTCTTAAGAAAGCTATCCCCTTCCATGATATTTGAGATGTTAAATAACTATGTTGTTTCTGATCTACCCATAGAATATTCGCATCATGATTTTTTTGAGGAACGTAAATTGTTTATATATCAATGGAGGGTTTACATATTAGATGCCTGCAAAACAAAAAACATGTGTCTGAATCTTAAGAAACATCCTCTCAATGTTAGATACATCTCCCTCAACCGGATCATATAAGAGACACCTAGGTGTCGTGCTCTAATCAACCGGCAATCCCCACGGTATCATTGGGCGAAGACCTCCAACATTCTTTTGAAGGTGCACATTTCATGTCGTAGGTGGAGCCATGTCTTCATCTTGTCCCAAAGGGCGTTGCTGATTAGACACGTGAAAAAAGAATGATCCAATTCATCCGCAAGCTTACATATCGAATAGATTTTGCACGGTACATATGAGAGCTGATCTTTGGTGCGTAGGCGTTCATTTGCAAGGAGCCAAAGAGCAAACTGATGCTTTGCCATAATGTAAGGCTTCCACACAACCTCCACCCAAGTTTTGGGCTCATTTCTTGGCCAATATTAGCATTATGATTAGCATTATGGTGAGTGGATGATTAGAACTTAGATCTTTCATTCTCATTGGTAGATTATCCATCCTAAGAAATCAAATCATGTCCTAAACCCTAAATCACAAGGTCAGCTATAAGCTAACTCCGTGATTTAACTCTCTTCTATAAGTACCCCATGGGAGTTATGATGTGATTAacaaagtcaagttaggtcatgttatagtttaatccttgtgtttaagtgcgcaggagcttaggagcataggaagttgagcaaaagacgtagctagtgagaaggacgacacaggagagagtcgacgggctaggtgcgttcgagggacgagacgctacagaagagtacgctagcggacgagaaggaaacgtgcggcggttccgagggacgagaagcctgaacggaaggttgctcgagaaggtcaaaaaatggattcgagtgagccctattttagatggccaaaatcactcaagcgagcggagccagagcccAGACCGAAAAGTCAATAGGGAAGTTGACTTTGGTCCGGGTGTCTCGCCCAGCAGGGGCCGGATCAACATCGTCCGGGTGCCGAGAAaccttccaggcgcttggaccaaaAAGTTTATCAAAACTCAACATGTCGCAATCCGTTGCGAtctagataaaattttatccacgtccaAGTGCTTGAAACCCTTCCAGGTgtcccgatcagggctataaatacagtcctgaTCCCAATAGTTAAAAACCATCACTTGTAATTAATTTCTTTGTTTGTTCTACTACTGTGtgagctgtcaacgctgtaagaggcttctctgcctgaagaagACATTTAGTGAGTtgtttcaacgtcttggattagcaatcttctaattgcaaaccaagtaaattcttctgTGCCTCTACTATCTTCTTAATTAGTTTGTTAATTCTTTTTATACAAAtgtttattttaatcaagctgtaaagttcgagaaagattttgtttgttttaatttgtgtAGGATAATTCACCCCCCCCTTTGCCGGCTGCAAGGGACCAACACCTTCACATAACATGGGGACAAACTAGCACAATCACCTTTTGCTATAATTTAAGTTGGATTGTCGAACAATTTTTAATGGACACTTTAGTTGTTAAGCAAGATTTGCTTTAAATATCCTTCCATTTTTAGGCAAAAATCAAAAGCATGTCCTAAATTGAGAGAGACATCAAGTGGGtatcccattttttttttttgaaaaaaaaataaatgactgCCTCATCAATAATTTTATCCTGAAGATACCCCTTAATCCAACATTGTTGTAGCAGTTATGGGTACAATGTGTAAAAGCTACTGAATAGATACTACGTGTAGAAGTTTCCCTATAGTGGCTACAATGTGTAAAAGCTACCCAATAACTACTACAACGTGTTTATAGAGAGTTTAAGATTAAGCGTTTGGGGTTTACACCCGTGTAGAAGTTACCTAGTAGCTGCAACGTGTTTAGGATATGTTTAGGGTCTTGGATTATAGCTTCTACATAATAACTTTTACAacttttttaaagtgattttgattaatttaaagtgattttaatataatttaaataattttgaccaatttgataaataatattttgatataataatcaaagaccctaaatcataaatcttAAATTCATTCtaacacattgtagcagttattGGATAACTTCTACACGTAATAGCTATTGATAGTTTCTACATGGTTTAAATCCTAAACTCTAAACTCCAAACTCATCTTAAACATATTGTAACATCTACTGAATAGCTAGCTTCTACATATTGTAGTAGTTATCAGTAGCTATTACAACAGGGCTAAGTCAAgggatattttcaaaaaaaaaaaaatcattgaagGGAcacccttttattttttttaaataaaagggaTGCCTTTTTTTATGATTTGTAACATTTGGGATGTCCTTTTAATTTTTAGCCAAACTTCTTCTGGTAACAAACTCTCCATGAGTGAACACTTTTAGATGCCAAGCATTATGGAATTTGGCAGTCAAATTAGCATTCTTAAGGGGGGAAAAAAATCAAATGACCGCCCCATCAATGATTTTATCCTCAAGATATCCCTTCTTCCAAcattgttgtagcagctatggatAACATCCACAACGTCTAGAAGCTACTgaatagctactacaacatgtaaAAGTTActttatagctgctacaacgtgtttaAAGTGagcttataatttaaaatttagaatttacaTCGTATCAAAACTaccaagtagttgctacaacacatTTAGGATAAATTTAAGGTTTAGGATTATAGTAGCTACATAATAATTTCTACAACTATTTTAAAGTGGAGttgattaatttaaagttatttgctaaaatttaaataatttggtcaaattgataaataatattttaatagaataataaaatgctaaactCATCCTAAACACATTATAGCAATTACTAGATAACTTCTACATTTTGTAATAACTACTAGGTAGTTTCTACCTGATATTAATCCTAAACTTTAAACCCCAAACTCATCTTAAATATATTCCTAAACTCATCTTAAATATATTGAAGTGACTACTGGATAACTTCTACATATTGTAACAGCTACTGAGTAGGTTTTACTTGTCATAATAGTTACTGGATAGTTTCTACATAGTATAGTATCTATCGGTAGCTGAAATTACAGAACTAAGTCAAGgggtatttttgaaaaaaaatcattgAAGAGATCcccttttaattttttgaaaaaaagacACTTGTGGGGTGCTCTTTAATTTTTGCCTAAATTTCTTCTTGCAACAAATTCTGCATGCGTGAACATTTTAGATGCAAAGCATTATGGAATTTGGCAAGTCAAATTAGCTttcttaagaaaagaaaaaaaaa
Coding sequences within it:
- the LOC122014166 gene encoding transcription termination factor MTERF15, mitochondrial-like codes for the protein MLHLHSLVRRHALLPSIQLRRLFFSTGASASSSVATASTDPHFLVEFLVNTCGFSADDASKVSKSLPRIRSAEKADAVLRFLRSQGLDDANLRKLITWKPTLLGCDVQTNLAHKFNFLRDLGFSESDAVNVVMLHPIILSLSVQKTLLPRLKVWESLFGSREILLRNLRSSNRFMSTSIENVVRPNLIFLRDECGIPEDRVSLVLKMHPGFIVQNPESLRALVDRAEGFGISRESKMFLWILDVLHGVSREKFEVQVKLLHSFGWSNSDFIAAFKKRPTFLWHSTELLQRKMEFFIKDVEIKPSEIANHPIVLAFSLEKRLIPRFQLMKILKSEGLWTSKIKLHSFFSLPGPKFLQSFVLPYKDKLPELLEVL